The Candidatus Hydrogenedentota bacterium genome contains the following window.
CTTCATCTCGCCGGCGGCGTAGCCCTCGGCGTGGATGTAGGAGATCTCCTTGAGCTTGAGCGCGCCCTCAAGGGCCGACGGGAAGTTGTAGTTGCGGCCGAGATAGAAGGCGCCGACGGCGTCGCGGTACTCGGGCCGGTTCGCCAGCTCCTTCACCTTGTCCTGGTTCTTCAGAATTTCGTCCACCTTGTTCGGGACCGTCCGCAGCTCGCGGATCATCATGGCGACCTGGTCCTTGTCCAGGGTGCCGCGCACCTGGCCGAGCCAGATGGTGAACAGGGCGAAGCACATGCACTGGGAGGTGTAGGCCTTGGTGGAGGCGACGCCGATCTCGGGGCCGGCCTGCTGGTAGACGACGCCGTGGGACTCGCGGGCCACGGAGGACCCGACGGCGTTCACGATGGACGCGACCTTGGCGCCGCGGCTCTTGGCGATGCGGATGGCCTCCAGGGTGTCGGCCGTCTCGCCGGACTGCGACACGGGGATCATGATGCTGTTCGGCGGGATGATCGGGTCGCGGTAGCGGAACTCGGACGCGAGGTCGAGCTCGACGGAGACCTTGGCGAACTTCTCGATGAGGAACTTGCCGACCATGCCGGCGTGCCACGCGGTGCCGCAGGCCACGATGAAGATCTTGTTGCAGGCCTTGAGCTCGTCGGCGGAGATGTTCATGTCCGTGAGGCGCACGGAGTCGGAGTGCTCGTCAATGCGGCCGGCCAGCGTGTTGCGGAGCACCGCGCCCTGCTGGTGGATCTCCTTGAGCATGAAGTGGGGGTAGCCCTCCTTCTCGGCGGCCGCGTCGTCCCACTCGACGGTCTTGACCTCCATCGAGACCGGGTTCCCGTCCACGTCCTCAATCTTCACGCCCGCGCGGGTGATCTCGCACACGTGGCCGTTCTCGATGTACATGACATTCCGCGTGTACTTCATGATCGCGGGCACGTCGGAGCCGATGTAGCCCTCGTTCTCGCCGAGGCCGACGATGAGCGGGCTGCCGTGGCGCGCGGCCACGAGCACGTCCGGGTTGTCCTTGCAGATGACGCCGATGGCGTAGGCGCCCTCGCAGTCCTTCAGCGCGCGCTTGACCGCCGCGAAGAGGTCGCCCTGGTAGTACTTGTCCACCAGGTGCGCGATGACCTCGGTGTCCGTCTGGCTGCGGAAGACGACGCCCGCGGCCTGGAGCTGCTCGCGCAGATCGTAGTAGTTCTCGATGATGCCGTTGTGGACGACCGCGATGGTCTTGGCGCCGTTGAAGTGCGGGTGGGAGTTCGCCTCGCTCGGCACGCCGTGGGTGGCCCAGCGGGTGTGGCCGATGCCGAGGTTGCCCTTCAGCGGGTGCTCCTCAAGCTTCTGGTCCATGATCTTCAGCTTGCCCACGCTCTTGACGCAGTCGAGGCCGTTCTCGCCGACGACGGCGACGCCGGAGGAGTCGTACCCCCGGTATTCGAGCCGGTGCAGGCCGGTCATGATGACTTCAACCGGGCTCTTGTCCCCGATGTACCCTACGATTCCGCACATGGCGCCAGTCCTTTCTCGTGTTGCCCCGTCAGGGGGCCGTTTTTCGAAAATGTCCGTGTCTTGGAAAAACGGGCGGCCCGCCCCGCAGTGGAGGGGCCGCCCGTGAAAATGCTTCTGGGGGGCCTACTTCTTGTACAGCTTCTTCGCGGCCTCGAGGGACATGGGCTTGTAGTCGTCCGCGTGCCCCGCCTGGCCGAAGGCCACCATGCGGTCGAGGTAGACCTGCTTGGCCGCCTCGCGGGCCGGCTTCAGGTAGTCGCGCGGGTCGAACTTGCCGGGGGTCTCGACGAAGACCTTGCGGATCGCGCCGGTCATGGCCAGGCGGCTGTCCGTGTCCACGTTGACCTTGCGCACGCCGTGGTCAATGCCCTCGCGGATCTTCTCGACCGGGATGCCGGCCGTGCCGGGCATGTTCCCGCCGTACTGGTTGATGATGTCCACCAGCGCCTTCGGGACCGACGAGGAGCCGTGCATGACCATGTGGCAGTTCGGCATGCGCTTGTGGATCTCGCGGATGCGGTCCATGGCCAGCGTCGGGGGCAGCACGTTGCCGTCCGCGTCCTTGACCGTGGACTTGAAGGCGCCGTGGCTGGTGCCGATGGAGACGGCCAGCGCGTCCACGCCCGTCAACGCGACGAACTCCTCGGCCTGCTCCGGCTTCGTGAGGTGGTCCTGGAGCTGGTCGTCGGAGAGGCCGGCGCCGTGGCCGTCCTCGATCCCGCCCAGCGCGCCCAGCTCGCCCTCGACCGTCACGCCGAACATGTGGGCGATCTCGACCACGCGCTTCGTGATCTCGACGTTCTGCTCGTAGGTCGCCACGGTCTTGCCGTCGGCCAGCAGGGAGCCGTCAATCATGACGGAGGTGAAGCCGAGCGCGATGGCCTCCAGGCAGGTCCCCATGTCGCGGCCGTGGTCCAGGTGGACCGCCAGCGGGATGTGCGGGTACTCTTCGGCGGCCGCCTCCATGAGCTTCTTGAGGTAGATCATCTTGCTGTACTTCAGGGCGCCGCAGCTCGCCTGGATGATCACGGGGCTGTTGGTCTCGTTCGCAGCCTCCATGATCGCCTGGATCTGCTCCATGTTGTTGACGTTGAACGCGCCAACGCCGTACCCGCCCTTGGCGGCC
Protein-coding sequences here:
- the glmS gene encoding glutamine--fructose-6-phosphate transaminase (isomerizing) — protein: MCGIVGYIGDKSPVEVIMTGLHRLEYRGYDSSGVAVVGENGLDCVKSVGKLKIMDQKLEEHPLKGNLGIGHTRWATHGVPSEANSHPHFNGAKTIAVVHNGIIENYYDLREQLQAAGVVFRSQTDTEVIAHLVDKYYQGDLFAAVKRALKDCEGAYAIGVICKDNPDVLVAARHGSPLIVGLGENEGYIGSDVPAIMKYTRNVMYIENGHVCEITRAGVKIEDVDGNPVSMEVKTVEWDDAAAEKEGYPHFMLKEIHQQGAVLRNTLAGRIDEHSDSVRLTDMNISADELKACNKIFIVACGTAWHAGMVGKFLIEKFAKVSVELDLASEFRYRDPIIPPNSIMIPVSQSGETADTLEAIRIAKSRGAKVASIVNAVGSSVARESHGVVYQQAGPEIGVASTKAYTSQCMCFALFTIWLGQVRGTLDKDQVAMMIRELRTVPNKVDEILKNQDKVKELANRPEYRDAVGAFYLGRNYNFPSALEGALKLKEISYIHAEGYAAGEMKHGPIALVTSTFPVVCVAVKGETYEKMVSNIQEIRARAGLIISVATEGDESIQ
- a CDS encoding fructose-bisphosphate aldolase class II; translation: MPQVPMRQILDEAAKGGYGVGAFNVNNMEQIQAIMEAANETNSPVIIQASCGALKYSKMIYLKKLMEAAAEEYPHIPLAVHLDHGRDMGTCLEAIALGFTSVMIDGSLLADGKTVATYEQNVEITKRVVEIAHMFGVTVEGELGALGGIEDGHGAGLSDDQLQDHLTKPEQAEEFVALTGVDALAVSIGTSHGAFKSTVKDADGNVLPPTLAMDRIREIHKRMPNCHMVMHGSSSVPKALVDIINQYGGNMPGTAGIPVEKIREGIDHGVRKVNVDTDSRLAMTGAIRKVFVETPGKFDPRDYLKPAREAAKQVYLDRMVAFGQAGHADDYKPMSLEAAKKLYKK